AGACGCGGTGCAGCTTGACACCGGCCCCTTCCATGGTGGGCGTGGCGCGACTTTCGTGTTTGACGGGGCGAATGGACATCGGTCTGGCTCCTTTCGAGCGGAATATGATTTGCAGCCAATATAAGGCTTTTCAAACGCAGGCGAAGGGCATCAAGCGCAACGCAGTGTTCACAGAACGGTTCTTCACGGACCCCCGCTCTTCACAAAACACAATGCCGCACTGCGAAATGTGATTGCCGCTTTCGTCACGAATCTGACATGAAGAAAGCCGAGCTTTACGCTTCATTATACACCTTCCTTCAAGATTGGCTTTGCCGGGACAAATGAGGACCGGTCTTGCCGGAGCATGAATGCCATGTGTCGTTGGGCAGCCTATCGGGGAGAACCGCTCTTTATCGAGGAGTTGGTATCGTCACCCGCCCATTCGCTGATCGAGCAATCCGTCTGCGCCACCCGCGCCAAGACATCCACCAACGCGGACGGTTTTGGCCTTGCCTGGTACGGCGACCGGCCGGAGCCAGGCCGGTTTCGCGATGTTCTGCCTGCCTGGTCGGATTGTAACCTGAAAAGCATCGCTCGGCAGATCCGCTCGCCGCTGTTTCTGGCGCATGTGCGCGCCGCAACCCATGGCGCGACCCGGCGCGACAATTGCCACCCGTTTGTGTATGGTAACTGGTCTTTCATGCATAACGGCCAGATCGATCATTTCGACCGTATCCGCCGCGCCATGGAAAGCATGCTGGACGACGAATATTTCAACGCCCGCACTGGCTCGACGGATTCTGAGTTGTTGTTCCTACTGGCCATGCAATTCGGCATGAAGCATCGCCCGATTGCGGCGATGGCCGAGGCCATCGGTTTTGCCGAAAGGCTGAGCGCAGAGATCATTGGCACGACCCGGGTGCGTTTCACCGCCGCCTTCTCTGATGGCGAGGCGCTGTATGCGGTGCGCTATTCCACCGACGCTTTCGCCCCGACGCTGTATGCCGGGCCGATGGGACACAAGGGCGGGCATTGCCTGGTGTCCGAACCGCTCAATGATGACACGGAAACCTGGGTAGAGATCCCGCCGGGAAGCGCCGTGATCCTCAATGATGAGGGTCTGAACGTCATGGATTTCGAGCCGGAAATCGGCAACGCGCCTGCTCGGGTGACGGAAATGGCCGGCTAATCTAGAGTCTGTCAGGTTCAGATTGAACCAGACAGACTCTAGATTCTCTTGTTTTCGTTTGTCTTTTTGGGAAAACCGGATTCCACTTTTCCCTGACAAACTCTAGGTTTGCCCTGGATGCCAATAGGGCTGCGGCATCACGGTGTGCTGACTTGCCGCCTCACTTCCTCAACGAAGGTCTTCAGCGCACCACGATAGGAATCGCGGCGATAGGCAAGCGAAAGCGGTGCATCGAGGCCGGAGCCGGGCGCAAAACGACGATAGGCGACGCCGGAGGTTTCCAGCCGTGCCATGGACTGCGGAATGATCGACAGGCCAAGGCCCGCCGCCACCAGGCTGAGGGTGGAGACCAGTTTCGGTGCCTCCTGTGCGACATTCGGACTGAAGCCGGCGGCCTGGCAGGCGGCGATGATCCGGTCATACAGCCCTTGCGCCAGGGGGCGGCGATAGAGAACAAAAGTTTCTCCGGCCAGCGCGGCAAGCGCGACGGTATCCCTGTCGCCGTTTTGGCTGTGCAGGGCCAAAGGATGGGTGTCGGGCAGAGCCAGTACCATGTCTTCGATATCGACGGTCTCGATGCTGAGCGTTGGCCCCGATCCGGGCAAAGCACCTGCGGTGGCGCGGATGAAGGCCGCATCAAGCCTGCCGGCGGACAATTCACACAGAAGTTCCGTCGTAGAGCCTTCGTCCAACCGCAGTTTCAGCGACGGCGAGGAGAGCCGCATGGCCCGCACGATGCTAGGCACCAGCGGATGAAAGACTGCCGAGGTGGTAAAGCCGATGGCAAGCTCGCCGATTTCGCCGCGCGCCGCCCGTTGTGCGGCCTCAACGGCCATATCCACATCGGCAAGGATCTGTCGGGCGCGGGCGATAAACGCCACCCCCGCCTCGGTCAGCGCCATGCCGCGGGGCTGGCGGATAAACAGCGTCACCCCGACCTCTGTTTCCAGAGCCTTGATCTGCTGGCTGAGAGGTGGCTGTTGCAGGCCAAGTCGCTCCGCCGCACGGGTCAAATGGCCCTCTTCGGCGACGGTCACGGCATAGCGGAGGTGACGTAGTTCAATCATGCCATATCTTTAACATATGGAGAGTGGGTTATCCATATATTGGACATCAGGATTCGAGCGGCGTATGGAAGAGAAAAGACGAAGCGGACGATGGTCATGACGAAGACAGTTCAACGGGAGACAGTTCAGGCCGAGACAGGTCGGGCCGAGCCGCCGCTCCATCATCCCGGCATCGCCGAATTGTTTACGGGCTTTCTAGGCCTTGGCCTGATGGGGTTCGGCGGCGTATTGCCGATGGCGCGGCGGATGATGGTGGAGGACCGGCACTGGCTCTCCCCTGGCGAATTCATGGACCTGCTTGGCCTCTGTCAGTTCCTGCCGGGTGGCAATATCATCAATATGTCGGTGGCGGTTGGGTTGAAATTTCAGGGCTGGAAGGGTGCGCTGGCCGCCGCCTTCGGCCTGATTGCCGCACCGACGGCCATCGTCATCTGTCTCGGTTACATTTACGACCGTTACCGCGACAATCCGCAGGTCGAACATCTATTTGCGGGTCTGGCGGCTGCTGCATCGGGTCTGCTGATCTCGCTGGCCTGGAAAGTCCTGCAACCGCTGAAACACAAGCTCTGGGCGCTGGCCATCGTCGCCCTGTGTTTCATTGCCATTGCGGTTTTTCGATTGCCGCTGTTCGCCACCATGCTGGTTCTGGCGCCGGTCTCTATTGTTCTGAGCTGGAAATTGTCGAAATGATTGCCACCCTGATTTCTCTTGCCCTGATTTTTACGGAATTGTCGCTAATCGCCTTTGGTGGCGGCAATGCCATCCTGCCGGAAATGCAGCGCCGGGTGGTGGAGGTCCAGCATTGGATGAGCGCCAGCGAATTCAGCGCGCTGTTTGCGCTGGCCCAGGCGGCTCCCGGGCCGAATATGATGGTGGTGCCGCTGGTCGGCTGGCATGTGGCGGGCTTTGCTGGGGTGGTCGTCACCTCCATCGCCAAATTCGGTCCGTCCTCGCTGATCACCGCTGGAGCCGTGACGCTCTGGGAGCGCTTCAAGGACCGGCCCTGGCGGCGGATCGTCCAAGCCGGGCTTGCACCAATGACGGCAGGCCTCGTCACCTCCAGCGCCGCCGTGATCACCAAGGCCTCGGCAACCAGCCCAATTCTCATCGGCATTGCGACTGGCTGTGCGGTGCTGACCGCGATAACTAAGGTTCACCCGCTGATCGCGCTGGGCAGCGGCGCGCTGATTGGACTTATCTTTATTTAGGGAGATTTGAAGCCGAGCATCCCGGCAATGGTTTGGGCAAGCCGGTCGGCAACGGCATCCTTGTCCATATCCGGCCAGTCCTCGCTACGATCCTTGTAGATCAGGGTCACCCGGTTTCGGTCGCCGCCCATGATGCCGGTCTGTGGTGAAACATCGTTGGCGACGATCAGGTCTGCACCTTTACGCTCCAGCTTAGCACGGCCATTGTCCTCGACATTCTGGGTCTCCGCAGCAAAGCCGATAACCAGGGCCGGGCGTTTTTCATGGTGGCCAACCGTCTTCAGAATGTCTGGATTTTCGGTCAGCGTCAGCATCGGAGCGGCGTCGCCTGGCTGTTTCTTGATCTTGTGCTCTGATGCCATCTCGACCCGCCAGTCTGCCACCGCTGCGACCATCACGGCGATGTCGGCGGGCAGGTGGGCGAGCACAGCGTCGCGCATGTCCTCGGCTCGCTCGACATGGATCGTTTTGACGCCTGTCGGGTCTGCAAGGCTGACCGGACCTGATACCAGTGTCACCTCGGCACCCAGCCGAGCAAGAGCCCCGGCAATAGCATGGCCCTGCTTGCCGGAGGAGCGGTTGGCGATATAGCGCACGGGATCGATCGGCTCATGGGTCGGGCCTGAGGTGACAATGGCCTTTTTGCCTGCCAACGGCTTGAAGGAGTCGTCAAAACAGGCTTCGACCTTGGCGACGATCTCCAGCGGCTCGGCCATGCGGCCAAGACCTTTCTCGCCGCTTTCAGCCATTTCACCGGCCATCGGCCCGATGAACTGGATGCCATCGGCCTTGAGCTGCGCAACATTGCGCAGGGTGGCGGGATGCGCCCACATTTTCGGGTTCATGGCCGGTGCGATCAGCACGGGCCGGTCGGCGGCAAGCAGCACCGCCGAGGCCAGGTCATCAGCCAGCCCATGCGCCATTTTTGCCATCAGGTCGGCGGTCACGGGCGCAACGACGATCAGATCGCAATCACGGGCCAGCCGGATATGACCGACATCCTGTTCGTCCTCGCGAGAAAACAGGTCGGTATACACATGGGAGGCCGAAAGTGCGCCGACCGCGAGCGGCGTGATGAATTCCTGGGCGGCCCGCGTCATGATCGGGCGCACCGAGGCACCTCGCTCGCGCAGCCGCCGGATCAGCTCCAGGCTTTTATAGGCGGCAATGCCGCCGCTGATGATCAGGAGAATACGCTTATCCGTCAGCGTCATGAAAAGCCTGCCATGAAATTATCGGTGCGAACCGGACATTACCGCATAAGCGCCTGAAAGGAGAAACGATAAGATACGGAATCGATCCAATCCTCTATCGGGCTAGGTCTATCGGCACGCAGGCAATCGTTCCCGCCGCGATCTCCTGGTAGAAGAGCCCTTCGCCCAGCGTTGCGGCCATGGATTTGATGATCCGGCTGCCGAGGCCCGTGCCCTTCGGGGCAGCGCCAGGACTGATGCCGATGCCGTCATCCTCCACCGTCAACAGCGCATGGCCGGGCTGCGCATGACACAGCCGCACGCGGATTTCGCCGTCCTTGCGGTCGGGATAGGCATATTTGATCGCATTGGTCACCAGTTCGGTGACGATCATGCCGATGGAGACGGCGCGGTCAGCTGTGAGAGAAATCGGCTCGGCATCGACTGTCAGGGTGATCGGCTTGTCGGGATTGGCAAGCGAACCGCCGATTTCCCGCACCAGATTGGCGATATAAATGTCCATATCGACCCGGCTGACATCGTCTGACGTGTAGAGGCTGCGATGCATGCCGGCAATGGCGGTAATGCGAGCCTGGGTCTCTGTCAGCTCGGCCTTGACCTCATCGCTGCGGGCATTGGCGATCTGAAGCCGCAGTAGGCTTGCCACCAATGCCAGACTGTTGGCAACGCGGTGGTTGACCTCGCTGAGCAGCGCTTCCGCCCTTTCCTTGGCAAGGCGGATTTCCTCGTCCGCTTTGACCTTGGCTTCGCGCAGCCGGGCATTTTCGACCGATTGTCGGATGGCGCTTTCCAGCAGCGACAGGAAATCCTCGCTGGTCGTCTTGATGACGTAATCGGAGGCGCCTGCCTTGATCGCGTCGATGGCGATACGGGCTTCGTTGGAGCCGGTCACATAGACCACCGGCGTCATGATATGCCGTCCACGCAAATGCGCCAGCACATCGTGACCGGTCATATTGCTGAGATAATGATCGAGAACAATAACGTCGAAGTTTTCAGACGCCAGAAAGCCCAGCGCCCGCTCCAGATCTTCTGCATGGGTGACGGAATGTCCGTTGCGCCCGAGTGCTTTCTGCACCAGCCGCACGATGGCCGGGTCGTCATCGAGATAAAGAATTCGGACATTCATGGGGCGGTCGGCTCGTTACGGGATCTGCATCACGGAAAAAAACAGCCCGAGCTGACGAATGGCATTGGCGAAATTGTCATAATCCACCGGCTTGGTGATATAGACATTCGCACCAAGATCGTAGCAGCGCTGGATTTCCCGTTGATCATCCGTTGTGGTGAGAATGACGACCGGCAGCCGACGTGTGTGCTGATTGGTCTTAACTTGTTCGAGTATATCGGTGCCCGACATATCCGGCAAGTTAAGATCGAGTAAAATTAGCAGGTATCGATCTGCCGAGGTTTCGCCGGAACGGTCCGTACCCAGGATATAATCCAGCGCGTCGGTGCCATTGGTAAACGGCACGATCTCATTGTTGACCCCGGCCCGGCGGACATTTTTTTCGATCAGGCGTGCATGTCCCTCGTCGTCTTCGACCATGACGATGGTCACTTCCTTGGCCACTGCTTTCATGCTCAGGTCCCTACCAATTTCGAAAGGTCGCGCGGCAAGCGCAAAATAAATGTCGAGCCGACGCCGATCTTGGAGCGTACGGTAATTTCACCTCCCAGGTTGCGCGTCAACGAGCGCACATGGGCAAGGCCAATGCCTTCACCCACCTGGTTCTGCTGTCCCGAGCGGCGGAAAAGCTCGAAAATCCGTTCATGATCCTGCTCAGCGATGCCGCGGCCGTTATCCTCTATTTCCAGGCGAATGAAGTGCCGTCCATCCGAGACCGCCCGGATAGAAAGAACGACCGGGCGATCTGGGGACTTATATTTGATAGCGTTGTCAAAAAGGTTACCGAGAATTTGCTCCAGGGACAACCTGTCGGATATGATGCTGGCAACGTCGGTTGAAATTTCGGTATGCCCGCCGCTCTCGCTGATCTGGTGGTGGACGCTGGCGGCCGTTGTCTCGATCAGCGGCTTCAGATCCAGCTCTTCCGGCTTGAGCTGGCGGCGTCCGTCGCGTGAGATTTTCAGGATGGCGTTGATCAGCCCGTCCATCTTGCGGGTCGAGGAGCGGATGAAGGAAATCGCTTCCGGCAGGTCCTCGGAGGCGGCAAGCCGCGCATCCTCAATCTGTTGCGGCGTCAAGGGTTGTCCATCCGCCAGAACATAGGTCTTCAATATCTGGAGCGCGCTGTCCAGTTCGGCGGTAAAGCCCATGATATTGACGAGGGGTGCGCGCAGGTCGTGGGTGATGATATAGGCGAAGCGCTGGATTTCCTGGTTGGCCTGCATCAGGTCTTCGGTTCGCTCCTGCACACGTTCTTCCAGCCCCGCATTGAGGACCTCCACCTCCTGGCGGGCCTTCAACAGATCGCGCACGTGCTGGATGATGATCAGGATCGCGCCGCCGATCACGATCACGATGGCCACGGCCCCGCCGATGGTAAAGACCTGCAACCAGCCGATGGCCAGCAGCTGACTGGCAATTCCCTGGTCTATCCTGTTGTCGGATTCGTCGCGGACCTCGTCAAGTACGGTGCGGATCTGGTCCATCAGCTGCTTGCCGTAACCGGCCCGGACAAGTTCGTAGGCCTGGCGGATGTCGCCGCTGCGGGTCAGCTCGACGGTCCTGGCCAATTCTTCAAGCTTGGCCTTTACCAATTCGCGCAGCTTCTCGACATCCGGGGCATGCTCAGGGCGCGGCTCCAGCAGATGGACGAGACTGTCCATTTCCGTGGTCACATCGCCGATGGCCTGGCTGTATGGTGTCAGGAAAGCGACATCACGGGTAATCAGATAGCCTCTCTGCCCCGTTTCAGCATCAGTCAGCGTCTGCATCAGGTCGGCGCTGGCGCGTCGAATGACCCGCTCCTCGACAACAGTTCCGAAGGTGACGCGAGTCTTGCCGGTCAGCCACAGGGTCGAGCCGATCAGGCTGACCAGGAGGAGGCAGCCCAGGCCAAGCACAAACAGACTGGAGCGGATGAAACCTGCGTTTGTTGCCGACATGCAATCCTACCCGCCATGACCCAGTTGAAACGCAATGAACAGCAGGCAGAGCGCAATCACCCAGAGGGCCAGTCGGCCTGAGCGACTGTGGCGTGCCTGCGCCCTGCCGATGGCATCGGTGGTGCTCTCGTCGAAACGCAGTCCATGCTCGCTCATCTGCATCAATTCACTATGGAATTTCTCGGTTTTGGCTGCGATTTCCGGCAGGGCTTCCGCCACCCGCACTGCGGCGCGAATGCCGTCCTTCATGTCGGTGACGATGCGTTTTGGACCGAGATTGGCTTTGATCCAGTCCGCGACGACGGGCTCTGATGCCTTCCACATGTTGAACCGTGGATTGAGCATCCGCGAGACGCCTTCGACCACCACCATGGTTTTTTGAAGCATCACCAGTTCCGGCCGGGTCTGCATGTCGAACAGTTCGGTGACTTCAAACAGCAGCGTCAGCAACCGCGCCATGGAGATGGTTTCGGCAGGCTGGCCGTGAATGGGCTCGCCGATCGCCCGGATCGCCTGGGCAAAACTGGCCATATTGTGGTGGGAAGGCACATAGCCAGCCTCGAAATGCACTTCCGCTACCCGCATGTAATCGCGGGTGATGAAGCCATAGAGAATTTCCGCCAGAAACCGCCGCTCTTTCTTGCCGAGCCGCCCGCAAATGCCCATGTCCACGGCAACGATCATGCCTGCGGGATCGACGAACAGATTGCCCGGATGCATGTCGGCATGGAAGAAGCCATCGCGCAACGTATGGCGCAGGAAGGACTGGATCAACGTATCGGCCAGCGCATCGAGATCATGACCGGCGGCCTTCAGCGCCTCGACATCGGACATCTTGACGCCGTCGATCCATTCCATGGTGATGACGTCGCGGCCCGTGCGTTCCCAATCGACCTGCGGGACCCTGAAGCCGGGATCGCTGGCGGTGTTTTCGCCCAGTTCCGACAAAGCGGCGGCCTCGAGCCGCAAGTCCATTTCCACTTTTGTGGTCTGCTCAAGCGTTTTCGTCACCTCGACGGGGCGCAATCTGCGGGTCTGCGGCAGCAGCATTTCCTGCAAATGCGACACGAGATACATGACTTCGAGATCAGCAGCGAAACGGCGGCGCACGCCGGGACGGATGACCTTGACGGCAACCTGTTTCACGCCGACAGGCGTTTCCACCATGCAGGGATGCACCTGGGCGATGGAGGCAGCGGCAATCGGCTCGCCGAAACTGGCATAAAGCTCCTCGACCGGACGCCCAAGCGACAATTCAATCGATGCCTTGGCCTCTCCCGTTGGAAAGAACGCCATGCGGTCCTGCAATCCGGTTAGATCATCGGCGAGTTCGGCGCCGACCACATCCGGCCGGGTCGCCAGGAACTGGCCAATCTTGGCGTAGGACGGCCCCAGCCGCTCGACGGCTTGGGACAGGCGGTCGGACCGCAATGTGCCTCGGGCGCGCTTGCGCTCGAAGACTGCGGCGACTTTCTTTGCAAAGCCGACGCTCGGCGGCAGTCCTTCGGACGGCAGCGCCGAGACGACACCTTCGCGAACGAGAATCCAGCCGACACGGGCCAACCTGAAATAAGCGCTGACTGTGCTCATCAATCGATCTTCAATCCGGCGGTCTTTCGGTCAGGCATTGTTCAGATCTTCCAGCCGGAATGGAGGGCGGCAATGCCGCCAGTGTAGTTGGTGAAGGACACCTTGGAAAAGCCCGCCTTGGTGATCATCGCGGCAAAATCCTGCTGATTGGGGAATTTGCGGATCGATTCCACCAGATATTGATAGGGCTCGGCCTCACCGGTGATCATCTTGCCGAACCGTGGGATCGCCTTGAATGACCATTGATCGTAAAAGCGATCCAGCAGCGGCATCTGCACCTCGGAAAATTCCAGCACCAGAAGGCGCCCGCCGCGTTTCAGCACGCGGTAGGCCTCGCTCAGCGCGACATCGATGCGGGGCACGTTGCGAATACCAAAGGCGATCGTATAGGCGTCGAATTGGTTTGCTTCGAAGGGCAGGGCCTCGGCATTGGCCTCGACGAAGGTGAGATTGTCGGAGAGGCCTTTTTTCTGGGCTCGCTCCTGGCCGACACCCAGCATGGAGCCGTTGATATCGAGCACGGTGGCATGGGCAAGCCTGCGCGAGGCCTCGATGATGCGAAAGGCGATATCGCCCGTGCCGCCGGCCACGTCCAGCACCTTGTAGCCTGCATCCTTACGCGGGTTGAGCGCGGCAATCAGCGCATCCTTCCAAACCCGGTGCATGCCGGCCGACATCACGTCGTTCATGATGTCGTAGCGCTTGGCAACCTTGTGGAACACGTCGTTGACAAGACCTTGCTTTTCGCCTTCCGCCACATCGCGGAAGCCGTAGGAGGTTTCCATGCCGCCATCGGCGGAGGTGCGGCTTGCGACCATCGGCTCAACTCCATTCTCTCTAAAACAATACCAGCGACCTTGGCGAGGCCCGGTCCCTTGCACTATGTCTGCGGCACGATTGCAATAGCCCGTCGGAATATTGGCGGGATATTGGCAGGGCAATGCCATAACAGGCCGTCTGGTCCTTAAACCATGATGCGTGCCACTGAAATAGAAACATGGAGCCTTCATGCCGGAATTACCAGAGGTGGAAACCGTAAAACGGGGACTGGCGCCATCCATGGAGGGGCGGCGGCTGACCCGCCTGGAACTTCGGCGGACGGATCTGCGCTTTCCCTTGCCGGTCGATTTTGCGGCGAGGACGCAAGGCCGGCTTATCGTCTCTCTGTCGCGGCGAGCGAAATACCTGCTGATCGATCTCGATGACGGTGTCTCGATTGTCTCCCATCTTGGCATGTCCGGCTCCTATCGGATCGAAGCCGCAAATGAGACCGGCCTGCCGGGCCAGTTCCATATGGCGCGCTCCCGCGATGAAAAGCATGACCATGTGATCTTTCATCTGAGCGGGCCGGAGGGCGACCCATTGAGGGTGATCTATAATGACCCACGCCGCTTCGGCTTCATGGATATGGTCGAACGCCGTCACATGGATCGTCATGCCGCCTTTGCCGGGCTGGGGCCGGAGCCGGTCGGCAATGCGCTCGATGCCGACTATCTGGCCTTCCGGTTCAAGGGCAAGGCGCAGCCTTTAAAGACGGCTCTTCTCGATCAGAAGGTGATTGCTGGTCTTGGCAATATCTATGTCTGCGAAGCTTTGTGGCGGGCGCATTTGTCGCCGGAAACACCTGCGCGCGCGCTGGTTAATGCAGAAGGAAAGCCCGTGGCGGCACTGGAAGACCTGACGCAGGCCATTCGCACGGTCATCGCCGAGGCGATCGAGGCTGGCGGCTCCTCGCTGCGAGATCATATCCAGGCGGATGGCTCGCTCGGTTATTTCCAGCACAGTTTCAATGTCTATGACCGCGAAGGCGAAGCCTGCCGCACCCCCGGCTGCACAGGGACGGTCGAGCGCATGACCCAGGCGGGGCGGTCTACCTTCCATTGCCCTCAGTGTCAGAGATGAAGCGCCTTCGGGCCTCTGGCGAAAATGATGTGGCGGTTCGAAGGGCGCCTGCCGGCACAAAGGTTGAGAAAGCGCGTTGACGACGCCGTTCTTTCCCGCTATATGCCCGGCCACAGTTAGGAAAGCTTATCGCTTTCCACGATTGCTCCCGAATTGCTGGTATTGCAGGTCGCAACGACTTGGCGGCGAAGGTGGAGTTTTGGTTCGTATTCGAGAGAGGCATCCATGGCCAATACTACATCGGCGAAGAAGGCGACCCGCAAGATCGCTCGCCGCACCGCAATCAACAAGAGCCGCCGTACGCGCGTTCGTAACTTTGTTCGCAAGGTTGAAGAAGCCATCGCTTCTGGCGATCAGGCACTGGCTGCAGCCGCATTGAAGGCTGCCCAGCCTGAACTGCACCGCGCTGCTTCCAAGGGCGTTGTTCACGCCAATACCGCGTCGCGCAAGATTTCGCGTCTTGCCAGCCGCGTCAAGGCGCTCGCCGCCTAATTTTCGTCGAAAATTAACATTTTGATCAGCCTGGCTTTTTAGCCGGGCTTTTCGCGTTTTGATATTTTTTTCATTTCATCACTATTGCACGTTACGGTTTCATGTCACTCCAGTGACACGATATTCCTTTTTAGATCAATGGCTTGCCGGAGGTTCTCCCTCCTGATCGATCTTTCCTTTACGGCAGGACTGTGCGATTTTGAGTCAAGTGATTTTTTTATTTTCAGGCAATATCAGGGCTTGCAATGATGGAGCCCGCCAAACTCCTTGATTCAAAAGCGATTCTTTTTTGGCTTTTGTGCTCCGAGAAACTTCCGGGACGGAGTCAATGGCGCGCTGTTAATTTTAGGTAAAATTCATTGTTGATCTCGGCATTCGATCCTGCCTAAATGCATTTCAAGAGAGGTGCGGATCTTGGCTCCTGTCGGAAAGACACAAGCTGCAAAAGCTGGTTTTTCTGAAAATCCTCTCCGGGCGGAACGGCTCAGTTTCGTTTCATCATACATTGGTTCTCATACGGAACTCGTTTCCATTTCAGGAAACGAGAGTTGGAGTTTGTGTGTCCAGCTTAAGTTGGAAGCATCCTATTTAAATTTCGGAATAAGAGAGGGAAAGACTGGCCCGACATAAACGAGGATGAAGGGCCTTGAACGAAATACCTGTGTCATAACGGCATATGCTCATTCCCTGCTGCATTAAATTAGGCAATGCGGATTGAGGAGCTCCATTTG
The Allorhizobium ampelinum S4 genome window above contains:
- the ubiE gene encoding bifunctional demethylmenaquinone methyltransferase/2-methoxy-6-polyprenyl-1,4-benzoquinol methylase UbiE, with product MVASRTSADGGMETSYGFRDVAEGEKQGLVNDVFHKVAKRYDIMNDVMSAGMHRVWKDALIAALNPRKDAGYKVLDVAGGTGDIAFRIIEASRRLAHATVLDINGSMLGVGQERAQKKGLSDNLTFVEANAEALPFEANQFDAYTIAFGIRNVPRIDVALSEAYRVLKRGGRLLVLEFSEVQMPLLDRFYDQWSFKAIPRFGKMITGEAEPYQYLVESIRKFPNQQDFAAMITKAGFSKVSFTNYTGGIAALHSGWKI
- the mutM gene encoding bifunctional DNA-formamidopyrimidine glycosylase/DNA-(apurinic or apyrimidinic site) lyase, producing MPELPEVETVKRGLAPSMEGRRLTRLELRRTDLRFPLPVDFAARTQGRLIVSLSRRAKYLLIDLDDGVSIVSHLGMSGSYRIEAANETGLPGQFHMARSRDEKHDHVIFHLSGPEGDPLRVIYNDPRRFGFMDMVERRHMDRHAAFAGLGPEPVGNALDADYLAFRFKGKAQPLKTALLDQKVIAGLGNIYVCEALWRAHLSPETPARALVNAEGKPVAALEDLTQAIRTVIAEAIEAGGSSLRDHIQADGSLGYFQHSFNVYDREGEACRTPGCTGTVERMTQAGRSTFHCPQCQR
- the rpsT gene encoding 30S ribosomal protein S20, with the protein product MANTTSAKKATRKIARRTAINKSRRTRVRNFVRKVEEAIASGDQALAAAALKAAQPELHRAASKGVVHANTASRKISRLASRVKALAA